A stretch of the Vigna radiata var. radiata cultivar VC1973A chromosome 9, Vradiata_ver6, whole genome shotgun sequence genome encodes the following:
- the LOC106773348 gene encoding protein TPR3-like isoform X2, translating to MPFQATFVKDPGVFVNRVIWSPDGALFGVAYLRHIVQIYSYHGGDEVRQHLEVWDAASGAKQYTFEGHEAPVYSVCPHYKENIQFIFSTALDGKIKAWLYDNLGSRVDYDNLESFGGYGGPMRSYGRMYDSLDFDDVSIYI from the exons ATGCCCTTTCAG GCTACTTTTGTCAAAGATCCAGGTGTTTTTGTCAATCGTGTGATTTGGAGTCCTGATGGGGCTTTATTTG GAGTTGCTTACTTAAGGCACATTGTTCAGATATACTCTTACCATGGCGGGGATGAAGTCCGACAGCATTTGGAG GTTTGGGATGCTGCTTCTGGAGCAAAACAATATACCTTTGAAGGTCATGAGGCTCCAGTTTATTCTGTCTGTCCACAttataaagaaaacattcaG TTCATCTTTTCCACGGCATTAGATGGAAAGATAAAAGCATGGTTGTATGATAATTTGGGATCTCGTGTTGATTATGATAATTTGGAATCTTTTGGGGGATATGGCGGTCCTATGCGATCATATGGGAGGATGTATGATAGCTTAGACTTTGACGATGTTAGTATTTacatctaa
- the LOC106773348 gene encoding uncharacterized protein LOC106773348 isoform X1, giving the protein MASQMAISFACVPFSSPNSLSSSKPYPHSRTLAGASACGSRSSPSQSRLRQPSLAPKLAHLFLSLFLSPLKPFLPERSVFHSHKFLLWCWTLSHVYPFQPTPAPVPTPLADWMSNPTTVAHPAVSGGAIGLGAPSIPRVAYLRHIVQIYSYHGGDEVRQHLEVWDAASGAKQYTFEGHEAPVYSVCPHYKENIQFIFSTALDGKIKAWLYDNLGSRVDYDNLESFGGYGGPMRSYGRMYDSLDFDDVSIYI; this is encoded by the exons ATGGCTTCGCAAATGGCGATCTCTTTCGCATGCGTTCCGTTCTCTTCCCCAAACTCTCTTTCCTCATCAAAACCATATCCACATTCCCGTACTCTTGCAGGAGCCTCAGCTTGTGGATCCCGCTCCTCTCCCTCCCAATCCCGCCTCCGACAACCCTCTCTAGCACCAAAACTGGCGCAtctcttcctctctttatttctttctcctttgaaACCCTTCCTTCCTGAGAGATCGGTTTTTCACAGCCACAAG TTCTTATTATGGTGCTGGACTCTGTCGCATGTATATCCTTTCCAACCTACTCCAGCACCGGTGCCAACACCCCTGGCTGATTGGATGTCAAATCCAACAACTGTTGCACATCCTGCAGTCTCCGGTGGAGCTATAGGTCTTGGTGCACCGTCAATCCCGA GAGTTGCTTACTTAAGGCACATTGTTCAGATATACTCTTACCATGGCGGGGATGAAGTCCGACAGCATTTGGAG GTTTGGGATGCTGCTTCTGGAGCAAAACAATATACCTTTGAAGGTCATGAGGCTCCAGTTTATTCTGTCTGTCCACAttataaagaaaacattcaG TTCATCTTTTCCACGGCATTAGATGGAAAGATAAAAGCATGGTTGTATGATAATTTGGGATCTCGTGTTGATTATGATAATTTGGAATCTTTTGGGGGATATGGCGGTCCTATGCGATCATATGGGAGGATGTATGATAGCTTAGACTTTGACGATGTTAGTATTTacatctaa